A region from the Armatimonadota bacterium genome encodes:
- the mfd gene encoding transcription-repair coupling factor produces MDTIRLIENHASLTEAVKCAGSRRGVGLHGAGTASHGYLLAAYLNLVDANAPALVIAPTADTAERLYADLQAWSAHAPALFPASDLYLPGPDPVAPARLDVLDRLDAGEPVVVVSTLPATLQRTRRHVERLTLARGAEIDLAAFSDSLGKIGYDRAPMVERPGQFSVRGGILDVFPSTAEFPVRADLLGDEIESLREFDPDTQRSGSAVDSVHILAAAEAAEVASDASLIDFLSDASPVVIVEVNAVNAQWDEFARAADARYRTALKQEQEVVRLGSASPLHESHETPDVFRSWMARRPRLYLDVLERENPWEPAATPVSIPSLPVDVYRGRMDSLAAHLTQCAKDGVRTAIVSNSTQRLQELLAENGVAPQDGVLSLLHGEQRAGFRLPDLNLLVLTDAEVFGEREAHVARRRFKEAQPISSLLELKEGDLVVHIHHGIGHFRGLSVIKSPDGTQSEFLRIDYAGSDKIYVPTEQMDRVQKYIGSTERPPAINRLGGHEWARATSKAKAKAKEMAAELVALYAARQAVRVVPAGPDTSWQQEMESAFPYRETPDQTQAIREVKEDLQQAHPMDRLVCGDVGFGKTEVAVRAAFKMVNEGKQVAVLVPTTILAEQHMNTFRERMDAFPITIEMLSRFRTPKETKVILEGLRDGNVDIIIGTHRLLSKDIHFRDLGLLVVDEEQRFGVVHKERIKQMRRSVHVLTMTATPIPRTLHMGLAGIRELSVMNDPPEGRTPIRTILTEQSDALVREAILHETDRGGQVYLVHNRVEDIESIAQRLGKLVPTARITVGHGQMAEKHLEQVMWDFYHRRFDVLVCTTIIESGLDVPNANTIIINNADRFGLSQLYQLRGRVGRSPRQAYCYLLYRAHKQMSEEAEQRLQAVKEFSELGSGFKIAMRDLEIRGAGNLLGAEQSGMVASVGFEYYCQLIQQAVAEFKGEVDEQWNLPAADIPVPAFIPSDYIADDGLRIAFYKKVTAVREEKGLKTLQEEFEDRFGDPPKPVWNMLRLLGVRLKMKEGGLIALAGNQARVVVKLPRNLESDERWEMQRRRKRWTVEQSSIEIPVTNGDALRAAEDAIPRVIADLGR; encoded by the coding sequence ATGGACACGATCAGACTCATCGAAAACCACGCTTCACTCACCGAAGCGGTGAAATGCGCGGGCTCACGTCGCGGCGTCGGGTTGCACGGCGCAGGGACCGCCAGCCACGGATATCTGCTGGCGGCCTATCTCAACCTGGTTGACGCCAACGCGCCCGCTCTTGTCATCGCGCCCACTGCCGATACCGCGGAACGCCTGTATGCCGATCTCCAGGCGTGGTCCGCGCACGCGCCGGCGCTCTTTCCCGCGTCCGACCTCTACCTGCCGGGACCGGACCCCGTTGCCCCGGCGAGACTCGATGTGCTTGACCGACTTGATGCCGGGGAACCGGTCGTGGTGGTTTCCACCCTGCCGGCAACGCTCCAGCGCACCCGGCGCCATGTGGAACGCCTGACCCTTGCGCGCGGGGCTGAAATCGACCTGGCCGCCTTCTCGGACAGCCTCGGCAAGATCGGTTACGATCGCGCCCCCATGGTCGAACGACCCGGGCAGTTCAGCGTTCGCGGCGGCATCCTGGACGTTTTCCCCAGCACCGCGGAATTCCCGGTGCGGGCCGATCTGCTGGGTGACGAGATCGAGAGCCTGCGCGAGTTTGACCCGGATACGCAGAGAAGCGGGTCCGCGGTGGACTCGGTCCACATCCTTGCCGCCGCAGAGGCGGCCGAGGTCGCGAGCGACGCGTCGCTGATCGACTTCCTGTCCGATGCCAGCCCCGTCGTGATCGTCGAGGTCAATGCGGTGAACGCGCAGTGGGATGAGTTTGCCCGCGCCGCCGACGCGCGGTATCGAACGGCGCTAAAACAGGAGCAGGAGGTTGTCCGGCTTGGCAGCGCCAGCCCGCTCCATGAGTCCCACGAAACGCCGGACGTCTTCCGATCCTGGATGGCGCGCCGCCCGCGCCTCTATCTGGACGTGCTGGAGCGCGAAAACCCCTGGGAGCCGGCCGCAACGCCAGTTTCCATCCCGTCTCTGCCCGTGGACGTTTACCGGGGCCGGATGGACAGCCTGGCCGCTCATCTCACGCAATGCGCGAAGGACGGCGTGCGGACGGCTATCGTATCCAACAGCACACAGCGCTTACAGGAACTGCTGGCCGAGAACGGCGTCGCGCCACAGGACGGCGTCCTCTCACTGCTTCACGGAGAGCAGCGCGCGGGATTCCGGCTGCCCGACCTGAACCTCCTCGTGCTCACGGACGCCGAGGTCTTCGGTGAACGCGAGGCGCACGTCGCCCGCCGCCGGTTCAAAGAGGCCCAGCCGATCTCATCGCTGCTGGAACTGAAGGAAGGCGACCTCGTCGTCCACATCCACCACGGCATCGGCCATTTCCGGGGCCTCAGCGTCATCAAGAGCCCGGACGGGACGCAGAGCGAGTTCCTGCGCATCGACTATGCGGGAAGCGATAAGATCTACGTTCCGACGGAGCAGATGGACCGCGTGCAGAAGTACATCGGTAGCACCGAACGCCCGCCCGCGATCAACCGGCTTGGCGGCCACGAGTGGGCCCGCGCGACGTCCAAGGCCAAGGCGAAGGCCAAGGAAATGGCGGCGGAACTGGTGGCGCTTTACGCTGCGCGCCAGGCGGTGAGGGTGGTCCCCGCCGGGCCGGACACAAGCTGGCAGCAGGAGATGGAGAGCGCCTTTCCGTATCGCGAGACACCGGATCAGACGCAGGCCATCCGCGAGGTGAAAGAGGACCTGCAGCAGGCGCACCCGATGGACCGCCTCGTGTGCGGAGACGTCGGCTTCGGTAAAACGGAGGTCGCCGTCAGGGCCGCCTTCAAAATGGTGAACGAAGGGAAGCAAGTGGCCGTGCTTGTCCCGACGACGATCCTCGCGGAACAACACATGAACACCTTCCGTGAGCGCATGGATGCGTTTCCGATCACCATAGAGATGCTCAGCCGATTCCGTACGCCCAAGGAAACCAAGGTTATCCTCGAGGGGCTTCGCGATGGAAACGTGGACATCATCATCGGCACGCATCGGCTGTTAAGCAAGGATATCCATTTCCGCGATCTCGGCCTGCTGGTCGTTGACGAGGAGCAACGGTTCGGGGTGGTTCACAAGGAGCGCATCAAGCAGATGCGAAGGTCCGTCCACGTGCTTACGATGACCGCCACCCCGATCCCGCGCACGCTGCACATGGGGCTGGCCGGCATCCGGGAACTGAGCGTTATGAACGATCCGCCGGAAGGCCGGACGCCGATTCGCACCATCCTCACTGAGCAGTCCGATGCGCTGGTGCGGGAGGCCATCCTCCACGAGACGGACCGTGGCGGGCAGGTCTACCTCGTACACAACCGGGTGGAAGACATCGAATCCATCGCGCAACGCCTCGGCAAACTGGTTCCTACCGCGCGGATAACGGTGGGGCATGGACAGATGGCCGAGAAGCACCTCGAGCAGGTGATGTGGGACTTCTACCACCGGCGCTTCGATGTTCTGGTGTGCACGACCATCATCGAAAGCGGCCTCGACGTCCCCAACGCGAACACGATTATCATCAACAATGCCGACCGGTTCGGCCTGTCGCAGTTATATCAGTTGCGCGGCAGGGTGGGGCGCTCCCCCCGCCAGGCCTACTGCTATCTGCTGTACCGGGCCCACAAGCAGATGTCCGAGGAGGCCGAGCAGCGCCTTCAGGCCGTGAAGGAGTTCTCGGAACTGGGCAGCGGGTTCAAGATCGCGATGCGCGACCTGGAGATCCGCGGCGCCGGCAACCTGCTGGGAGCCGAACAGAGCGGAATGGTTGCGAGCGTGGGGTTCGAGTATTACTGCCAGTTGATTCAACAGGCCGTGGCCGAGTTCAAAGGCGAGGTGGACGAGCAGTGGAACCTGCCGGCCGCGGACATCCCGGTCCCGGCGTTCATCCCATCGGACTACATCGCCGACGACGGCCTGCGGATCGCCTTCTACAAGAAGGTGACGGCCGTAAGGGAAGAAAAGGGATTGAAGACGCTGCAGGAGGAATTCGAGGACAGGTTTGGCGATCCCCCGAAACCGGTCTGGAACATGCTGCGCCTGCTGGGAGTGCGGCTGAAGATGAAGGAAGGCGGCTTGATAGCGCTCGCCGGCAACCAGGCGCGCGTGGTGGTGAAACTGCCGCGCAACCTTGAGAGCGATGAACGGTGGGAGATGCAGCGCCGCCGCAAGCGCTGGACCGTTGAGCAGTCCAGCATCGAGATCCCGGTGACCAACGGAGATGCCCTTCGCGCCGCCGAAGACGCCATCCCGAGGGTAATCGCGGACCTGGGGCGGTAG
- a CDS encoding DUF433 domain-containing protein, producing MITVPIEHIVIDDRGVALIAGTRIKVSQLAIDAAVWGKTPAEIRLGYPQLTLGQVHAALGYYYDHKPQIDAQIEEDERFADEARAARPNPLTREDFEARLRPRSID from the coding sequence ATGATAACTGTACCTATCGAGCACATTGTAATAGACGACCGAGGCGTGGCCCTGATCGCCGGAACCCGCATTAAGGTCAGTCAGTTGGCGATTGACGCGGCCGTCTGGGGCAAAACACCTGCGGAAATCCGCCTTGGCTATCCGCAGTTGACGCTTGGCCAGGTGCACGCTGCCCTGGGTTACTACTACGACCACAAGCCACAGATCGACGCGCAGATCGAGGAGGACGAGCGATTTGCGGATGAGGCACGAGCCGCGCGCCCGAACCCCCTGACCCGTGAGGACTTTGAGGCCAGGTTGCGCCCGCGCAGTATTGATTAG
- a CDS encoding C4-type zinc ribbon domain-containing protein, whose translation MPQLFALHEVDALLLNLERTYHKLDNGDRARAALDGARDDLRRAEETLRQARVRLGVAESTLKANEEKQKQHNKRLYGGTVVNTREAEAVEHEIVVLKAAAGDLETEILEAMDAIEAGEAAVKALTKSVADRESELSVIMAAYAKDGAVIKEQASSAMAKRAVAAEPLSAGVMARYDSAKARTRDTGVAMLDGHTCGGCHMQVHGVAMLNLRNSTDIVTCDNCGRILFFRA comes from the coding sequence ATGCCACAACTTTTCGCGCTCCACGAGGTCGATGCGCTCCTCTTGAACCTGGAACGGACCTACCACAAACTGGATAATGGGGACCGGGCCCGCGCCGCTCTGGATGGCGCCCGCGACGATCTTCGCCGGGCTGAAGAAACCCTCCGGCAGGCGCGCGTGAGGCTGGGCGTCGCGGAGTCGACGCTGAAAGCGAACGAAGAGAAACAGAAGCAGCACAACAAGCGCCTTTATGGCGGCACAGTGGTCAACACGCGCGAGGCGGAGGCCGTGGAGCACGAGATCGTCGTGCTGAAGGCGGCCGCCGGCGACCTCGAGACCGAGATTCTGGAAGCCATGGACGCCATCGAGGCGGGTGAAGCTGCGGTCAAAGCGCTCACGAAATCGGTGGCGGACCGCGAGAGCGAACTGTCCGTTATTATGGCCGCGTATGCTAAAGACGGCGCTGTGATCAAAGAGCAGGCGAGCAGCGCGATGGCAAAGCGCGCGGTGGCCGCCGAACCGCTCAGCGCCGGCGTGATGGCACGATACGACTCGGCAAAGGCGCGCACCCGGGACACGGGTGTCGCTATGCTGGACGGACACACATGCGGCGGCTGCCACATGCAGGTTCACGGCGTTGCCATGCTGAACCTTCGGAACAGCACGGACATCGTGACGTGCGACAATTGCGGCCGGATTCTGTTCTTCCGGGCATAG
- a CDS encoding DUF5615 family PIN-like protein, which translates to MDENVNGAITTALRICGMDVLAVQQEQGEGASDPDVLDHATLLNRVLFSQDRDLLAEAMRRQNESIPFVGLVYAQQQRVSIAQCIDDLEYLARAGNAEDFANRVYFLPL; encoded by the coding sequence ATGGATGAGAATGTCAATGGGGCGATCACCACGGCCCTGCGAATCTGCGGAATGGATGTCCTTGCCGTCCAGCAGGAACAGGGGGAGGGTGCAAGTGACCCCGACGTTCTTGATCATGCGACGCTCTTGAACCGGGTCTTGTTCAGCCAGGACCGAGATCTACTCGCCGAAGCGATGCGGCGACAAAACGAATCCATTCCGTTCGTTGGCCTCGTTTACGCCCAACAGCAACGGGTTTCAATCGCGCAGTGCATTGATGACTTGGAATACCTGGCACGCGCAGGCAATGCCGAAGATTTCGCGAATCGGGTCTATTTCCTCCCTCTTTGA
- a CDS encoding RluA family pseudouridine synthase, translated as MNEIQTAIVPEGCPAQRLDVFLAALIEGSSRSAAQRIIRNGLATVNGKVAKSKDAVQAGDIVAFTAPDAVTPTAQPEDLPLEILFEDDSLLVVNKGQGMTTHPAPGSPGGTLVNALLGRGVSLSEGGSALRPGIVHRLDKDTSGLLVVAKNASAHIFLARQLADRTLSRRYITIIWGVPRWLHARVDAPIGRHATNRQKMSVVPMGEGRASITDLDVLEPLGAFALVRARLQSGRTHQIRVHAAYSGHPVLGDRLYGGERRGQVKLLPPEASEAIARLPGQALHAAHLAFVHPVSNERMSFTSAPPAEFLSVLSALGSGFTVDSLLDAVRAEPSSESVLTSASGR; from the coding sequence ATGAACGAAATACAAACCGCCATCGTGCCGGAGGGGTGCCCTGCCCAGCGCCTGGACGTGTTCCTGGCAGCCCTTATTGAGGGGTCAAGCCGCAGCGCCGCCCAACGCATCATCCGGAACGGCCTCGCCACAGTGAACGGTAAGGTTGCGAAATCCAAAGACGCGGTACAAGCCGGCGATATTGTGGCGTTCACGGCGCCCGACGCGGTGACGCCGACGGCACAGCCGGAAGACCTCCCTCTGGAGATACTTTTCGAAGACGACTCTTTACTGGTGGTGAACAAGGGGCAGGGGATGACCACCCACCCCGCGCCGGGCAGCCCCGGGGGAACGCTTGTGAACGCCTTGCTGGGGCGTGGCGTCTCGCTGAGCGAAGGCGGCAGCGCCCTGCGGCCCGGGATTGTACATCGCCTCGACAAAGACACGAGCGGCCTGCTTGTCGTTGCCAAGAATGCTTCCGCGCACATTTTTCTCGCGCGCCAGCTAGCCGACAGGACTCTCAGCCGTCGGTATATCACGATTATCTGGGGGGTTCCGCGGTGGCTGCACGCGCGGGTCGATGCGCCGATCGGGCGCCACGCAACAAACCGCCAGAAGATGTCGGTGGTCCCGATGGGAGAGGGCCGCGCATCCATCACGGACCTTGACGTGCTGGAACCGTTGGGCGCATTCGCGCTGGTGCGGGCACGCTTACAGAGCGGGCGGACACACCAGATTCGCGTGCACGCGGCGTATTCCGGGCACCCGGTGCTAGGAGATCGCCTCTACGGCGGAGAGCGGCGAGGCCAGGTGAAGCTGCTGCCTCCGGAGGCTTCTGAGGCCATCGCCAGACTGCCCGGCCAGGCACTGCACGCGGCTCATCTCGCCTTCGTCCACCCCGTGTCCAATGAGAGGATGTCATTCACTTCCGCGCCTCCGGCAGAGTTTCTGTCCGTGCTCTCGGCGCTGGGCAGCGGCTTCACGGTTGACAGCTTGCTTGATGCCGTTCGCGCGGAACCATCATCCGAAAGCGTACTCACTTCGGCCTCAGGCCGCTAG